The Dermacentor silvarum isolate Dsil-2018 chromosome 3, BIME_Dsil_1.4, whole genome shotgun sequence region gtttcgagccgggctcgggcctaaggtaaaggggtggtgggcttggccgggcgggtaacgtagataattccgggcccgggcggggcccgggtctcgccataaaagttttgatcgggctcgggcgggcaggtcaacgtaaaaacgggcccgggacgggcccgggctgaaaaaaatcggcccgtgcagtgctctattctgcAGTTATTAAACAAGGTCTGAGAGCCACATCGGGAGCGATACTTCTGGGTGGCTGCCAACACTGGCCTTCTTCAAATTGACATTTCCTATGAGGCAATGGTCGTTGACACACCGGCCTGTTTGGCCGCTGTAGCAATGACCGCATGAAAGTAGAATCTCGTATCAACCCTGTGTGAGCATTCGACTAACTGCCCGTTCATGCCACCACACTATGCGCAGAAGCGTGGAGTCATTGCTGCTCAGGAGGCGAATTGCAGGCTTTTTGGCCATTATGCTATCTTGAATACCTGAATATCTCTTAGTAGAACAAACAGCCAATAAATGGTAAAGTAATCAAAACGAGAAAGCTAAGTCGCGCACTGTTCTGGCTCCGTTTTACACCGAGTGTCACACCGCATAAAAAAATGTGCAGAGAAAGCAGGCGTCTGAGTTAATTGTTTTTACAACAAGGTACGCATTTTCCACTATGTACCCCAAAAGTATGAACAGATGACAATGGGGCGCACAAGTGTAATAAAAAGTACGTAATGTTTATTTTCACTGCTGCCCCAGGGTCGTTATGCGATTTCCAACTCATGCGGTCGTTGCTATTTGCCGGTGTGTCACCGACCACCTCAAGAACATACCAATTCGACGGAGGGCAAACACATTTTCTACTATGCCCCAAAAAGTAATAATAGATGACAATGGAGCACACGAGTATAATAAAAAGCACGAAATTTTTATTTTCCCTGATGCTACAGGGTTGTTATCAGATTTCGCTCGCATGAAGTCGTTGCTATTTGCGGGTGCCCACCTCCGAACACTTGCCGATTAGATGAAGGGCAGTGTTGGTAGCCATCTAGCAGCGCATTCCTTCCGATGTGGCTGTCAGGCCTTGTTTAATGACTGCACAATACTTCGGCGGTGTCGAGAACACTATGCAAGTGAAACTTATGAGAGCTTCTGCATCGACAGAAAAGGTGACACATCCGCGAGTGTACCGTCATTCTCTCTTTTGTCTAAATCAATCGCATTCCATTCATGTTGATGATGGCACCTTTTTGTGATTTTGGTATTTTATGCATTGTTTCTTGCCTTTTAATCACTTTATTCTCAGCTTGCcccctctttttctctttcccGTATCTATATATATTCATGTGTGTGCCGTAAAAATTGGTTGATAGTCAGCGCTTCCTCCGTTTCCTTTCGAATGTTCTGCCTCTTGCGCTCTTATTCGTCTTAGCTTTATCACATAAATAGTGCATGCTAAGGCCTAGAGTAACTCGGCTCtggctttcattcattatctTCATACTTTGTTCAAGTAAGCAGAATATTGTGCCACCATTTCTCGAATAATTATTTCACCATATATTGAATTCAGACTATCGAGTGTGTTTGATCAATACTCCAAACTAATGCGTATGCTACAAAACATTCCAGCGTTGGTGAAGGGAATGTGAAAAGAAAAGAGAACGGAGTGAAAAAACTCTCAATTCATTTTTCTGACACCTTAAATGGTGCGGCCGTCATGCTCATTGCGTTGTTGTTTTTATTCGGGCAATGCGTGACTTCGCTGTAAATTGGCATATCGGACGAAGTATAACATGTTGACatagtgatgaaaaaaaaagagaagaaactGAGTTGTCTGCCCTTACATGCACCCAGACATTAAACCAAAGTAGACAGCCTGAATTTATTCATATTTCAAGACAAGAATACTTCAAATGCCGACTAAAAATATACaataaagtgaggctgaataaaACAATAAAATGTGACTCCTGCATGTGACAACTCGCACACTTGCCTTCGTACACACAAAATACAGCGCGTGGGCTCCTGGTTCTTGCGGCGCTTGGACTTTAGGGGAACATCACTGCGACGGCAAAAGTTTCCCTGGAGTGTTATATCATTGTTAACGCAATAAAAAATTGAAAGGCTCTTTAAATAAAAATCTCAATAAGAGGACTAACGATGGCAACTTCTGATTTTTATTGCACAGGCCGCAGCCGACGTACGTGCTTTCGTTCGCCAATCGTAGCTTCAGGTGCGCATTGACGAACTTGCATTAAACGCGTATTTTTGAAGTTTGTGGGTTTGCTGCCTCACGGATTTGTGGCACATGTACTCGGCGAATGCCAACTGTTCCCTGGGAAATTTTAGTACATCTATAAGCGCATTTTGTCGTTTTGTTTCTCGCATCTTTCGGGAGTAGACGTACATGCGCAAGCGGCTTGAACGACATGACATAAACCGGTGAAAGAACAAATACACCTTCCAATCGCAAGTAAATTACGGCTTGGTCAGACGTCTCGGAGGGCCATATCACATACGACAGGCTTCAGACGAGACGCTGCTTAGCAACGAGTAAAACTTGTCATCTCAAGTAAAAGTAGGCACCTCAATGCTGCACGCTTCCATTGCGCGCGAACCCGAGAATCCACTCAGCTCGCCGTCCAGACATCGACAAACAGCGAGCGCTTGGAAAGTGTACGTAATGCCTAGACAGGCAGCCATTTTGGAGCTCGCCACACGTCATTAGCCGCATGTCAACCAGTACCTAGAGCAATAAATGAGGTCAGTGTATATTCAGGTACAAACTGACTGAAACACACTAAAAGGAAGGTGaattatcgggtacagaccccgtcaagccttttttTGGCTGACCCAGCTGACAAAGCTGACCCAGCTTTGGCTCGAAATTCTTGGCTGTGCTTATAACGGAAAACATCCGCTTGGACGCGCACTTCCCAGAAAACTCGATGACCGGGTATCTGTATTCTCTTTGCAAAATATGTGGTTGCCTAGCGAATGGTCATTGCACTGCAGTGCAAATAAAGAAGCTAGTGATTATGGTGAAGATCATGCGACAACTCTGTCCTCGCCGAAGCATCTTAGCTATACACCGGGCCGCTGACGTATAGTACAGAGTCGGGTGGATGCCAAGGCTGGCTGTGTTTTCACTGCAGGACATGTGGCGCCGTACATGCCTATTCATTGTTCTCGCGCTACATATAGGCTATGCCAGCTAAAGTTAGCCCAGAtcttcaatgaaaaaaagaagatttAGAAAACGTGGTGAATGATACAATTTTAAGACATGCGGTGTTCGGCCGTGAGACTTGTGACGAACAAACACCGCAGATCTTATAGCACCGGGTTTTAAATACTTTACTTCATTGAACAATTCGGATAACGTTAGCTACGACACAGGGTACATCGCTACATGCATCTACCGTTTGGTGCAATGAAATCCGGAAATTTGCTACCATTGGGTCAGCGTGGTTGCCTTGGGGCGGAGGCGAACCTAAATCTCTAGGAAAGACGTTTACCCTCGGTCATTTGGCGGCAGAtaggattatatatatatatatatatatatatatatatatatatataccaggaCTTCTTCATGGGCGAATTGATACATATATAAAAATCTAGCCCGAGAGCGGGAGCGGTTGGCCAGAAGGCAAAATAGTCCCAAATTAATGCGCGCTGCGAAACTTGAAGTTCCGAAACATTATCCTGCATAGAATAGATGCCATGAATAGCAGAAGTGATAAACAACGATAGTTGCTGCCAAATTACTACGCAGAGAAATGAAACTGAAGTCGTGAACAGAGTGAGAAAATAACAGGCTTGTAACTAGCTAGAAGACAGAATTGCACAGATGAAACCACATATGCAAATAAAGTGTATCTGTCGTTTAATGTCCAAGATAGATGACGTTAAAAGCGCTTTTAAGAGCTGCATGGGAGTTAAGCTTTTTTTGGCTTTGAATTAGAAGGTACAGAGAATttctttttgtatgtgtgtgtgtgtgtaatgaaTGAATGCTCGACGAGTAATAAACTTCTGTGCGCGCTGCGCAGAGGATGCGCTCTAGTACTGAGATTTCtaaaattatgaaaaaaataaTGTATACAAAGAATGACGATGGCAATAGCTGACTAGCTTGGAATATCGACACCTAACAGCCTGGCGGACTTCCACGGCTCTCTTTCCTTTGTTAGTTTTTATAGCGTACTGTTGTTTACGTTCACAACTGCTATTCTCTGCGTGAACACCGGAAAACTGCTACTCAAAAATCTATATTCCTCCTGCACTGGAAGCCCTACTGACGCTCCTTTCCTGTATGTCCTTTCAGGTCACATGAAGTAGTAGTGTTCGACGCATGTGCACCTGGGCGTTAACCGCTTAATATATGCTGTCTCAGTATCGCTACCATCAAACAAACTCAAAACGGTTTCGGATTTCCCGTACCAGCTTCGGTTTCACAGTGCTCTCAGGAAAAGCATTAAGCTGGCCCCGTGACGAGGCTTGTGTGTTGGCAGGCAGTGTTTTTGCCAACTGTGGAGGACATGCCGTTATCAGGTGTTGTTCCTTGCACCAAAGCACGCACATGTACTTTCGGCCAACGCACTTAGAACACATCCCTGCTGGAAACCGCCCTAATACCATGTGATCCGCCGAACAATACACGTGCGCATCATAGGTTGACAGTCTTGTTTTCACTAACACGTGCTGTCGGAGTGGACGATGTCGAGGCTTTGTGTAAACGTGATTGTTTGAGAAAACTTAGATTATACTAAATTGCTGCCGAGAGCCCCATTCATTATCCTACACAAAAACCTTCATGCCTCCAGTGAACTGGCGGCTCCATTTAACTATCTACATGTGAACGAGACCATCGGGAAAGCTCACTGATAAAGTTAAAAACGACAGCAatacaggggccgaattcacaaagcttttctttcgtaagtgctgcttgccattggccagccgccttcgatAATGACATGTCCAActccacgattggctgacacctgcttctacgaactGTTTTAGCCTAAGAATGCttttgcgaattcggccccaggTCTCTTGGCATGCACCTATCCCAGTGTAGACGTATTGTGCGATACGTGACACACGCCTTTGTCTAACACGGGTCCTCGAAGGGCGTACTATTTGAATGAAAAAATGGCAGAATTGGTGAATTGTTCATAAAAAGCTTGAGAAACACCTACCGATGAGAGGTGGTTTGGCGAATGCAGTCAGTCCTGTCACTCCCGTGACGAGGACCGTAGGTAAGTGGCACACGATCGACGCCCAGGAATTCTGCTATCAGCACCGAGCACATCACGACCACGCAGCCTACGTACAGTCCAATGCAGCTGGCGAGCGCGAAGATGGCACCGTACGAGCTAACGTGAGGGAGCAAAAACATAACGATCGTGATGGTAAGCTTCGCGAAAACCAACATACACACTCTCGATAGTATGCCACTGTCGGCTATGCTGGGAAGCAGAAGGCGAGCGGCAAGGTCTAACAAGGCAGTGATCGATGTCATGGTGACAGCGCTTCGCACGGTAATTCCTTTGCCGACAGTAAAGTCTACGAGCAGAGAACTGTAGCAGTCGAACGTGAAACTGTAGCACAAAAATGTGTACAAGATCAAGTAGAAGATTGGCTCCTTCACAACAGTCAGGCCGTGGCGTAGTGAACCAGGTTCAGGACGCTTCTTGAAGCTTTTGATGACTTCTACTGCATTTACAACTGACCCGAACAGACCACTCACGGACACTCGCCTGGACACGAACTTTATCGTCATGGGCTCACCAGGTGCAATCCAAGTTATTTGGGTGGTTCCACACGTTTGAAGATTGCTGTTCTGTTTAGGCTCATGGTCAGCAGAGACAATATTCTCACCTTCTTTTGCTGTGTCACGCATATTTCGCGCATGGCCTGGAGGGACATTGATTTCGAATGTCTTTGATGCAGTCGGTGTAGCGGTAACAATGGAACTGCCGTCCCAATGGTGACGACCCTTTCACTCTTACTGGCAAAGGTGCATCGCCACAGCCAATCTGGCTGACGGACGAACAAAGTAAAAGCCATAGCGTTAAGCGAGATGGCTCCGAACAATAGAATTGCGCTTCTGAAGCCGTACAGCTCCGTAAGAAACTCCATGAGCATGGGGAAAACGAAGAAAGCCAAGGCTGAACCAGCGAAGTTCAGGCCCGTAGCGAGGCCCTTGTGTATAATGAAGTGCTGTACCAGACACATTGGCTGACTCATTATGACCATGCCAGCACCAATCCCTGAAATGAGAGAATAGATATTTGTCATTGTGGATGTATAGCTAACATATCGTTTCACAAAAGACACTTTACCCACACCTTTTTCAAGGCATTGAAATGAAAAGCCACTTCACCGTAATACATAACTAACAGGTCCAAATAAGTGTCTGTGCATTCTATTACAGTtttcatcatcctcatcagcgTTCTCGACAGTGAAAACGAGGAAGTAAACTGCGAGAGACATATTTGACAACGTATAGCACACAAAACAAATCTTATCGATATACAAAACATTATTTGCCCTGATATAACAGTTTCTTGACTACGGGAACATAATCATACGAATTATGCACCAAACTGTACCGTACAAAGAAAAGCTGTCTAAAGGTAAATAAACGTGGTTACCACGAATAAGGAAGTTTGAAGTGCAACAGATTAAACTAAAGCTGTTTGCCCGACACGTCAAGGAATAAGAACCATGAGATGTGTAAAGCAACAACAAGCAAGGAATGGTGTTTATATTCAATGAAGCAGTACGGGACATTATCCAGCTTACCGTGTATGGCACCAAGCGTAACCGTGAGTACGGTTGTGCTGGGTGCGAAAGATGAGAGGACGAGGCCAATTGAAGACATGATGCTTCCGGCAATGGTCACCGGCCTCACGGTGAAGCGCTGCGCCAGTGGTCCCGACAGCACCCCTGTATATTTTACTAGCATCAGCAATGGAACTAACTCCGCATGAGATGTCTGCGCGGAGTTTCTAGCACATATATTTAATGCGATGATCAATGGACGTATGAGAACTTCAACGCCAGTTTTAAAAGTGCTTTCAGTCCCAAATTTTGCCGTTTCAGCCGCAGAGCCTACCTACTAGAATTATCAGAAGGAACTCTAGCGTTCCGATTGTTGAGCAACTATTTCAATGATGGTTTGTATATAGCTGTGGTTCATCTTTGTGTTTGTGAGTTTAGAAGTTGATGTGGCTTTGTTTACTATATACGCTTTATCTGCCTCAATTAGTATAAATTTCTAAGCAATGCTACTTTGTTAAACACAAAAGGCAGTGAGACTGCACGCATGAGTAATCATGGCCAATAGAAGTGTTTATAACGCTATATCTTATTCAAAATGATCAGCTCACAAAATCACAAAGCCGATGAAAGCCGAAAGCACGATGCTAAGGCAAATCTCTGTACTAGCCATCATTTACATACTGGCTGAATTGTCATGTTTGCAGCTCACGTAGACATTTGCTCCAGAGTTcgctctagtaatttttgtaggaaactgtatGATGTCAACCGCTATACCATAAGGAATCGCCGATcagttctgttttattttttctaATTTGTGCCGTCTGTCTTAAACGACCGGATCATGCATACCAGCAATTCGCGATAACAGACCAAATAATGGCAACATTTTTATCCGTGTTCCGGTCACAGCAGAAATTAAACGCCATTTTTTTCGAAGAACTGAAAGCTGTTCGGCATAACTGTGTAGCCAGAATGGCGCGTTAGCTGTGGTCAATGGGGCGCTACCGCGCTGCCCAGCTGCCCAgtttccagtttttttttattcaatggTAATCACTTCCATGTCTGAGTGCGCTTGGAAGCACTCACCTATAGGTCGTGATTGAGCTGAAAATAATTATTCGTTTAGAGGTGGCGGTATTACTCACATTGTTCCCTTCTGCTGACTACCAGCTGCCTGCCGTTAAAACATCTCGGTTATGATCCATTTCGCGTTATTACCATCCGCCTCCTACTCGCTTATTGAATATCCGGTGTCCTTTATACCACTGTGTTTTCCTTTGACCCActtcacatttttttcttctttgttgagGTGCTTCTATATTTGACACAATTATATTGTATTGCACCCAccaccccctatgtaatgcccttcaAGGCCTTTAGGgtgcacataaataaataaataaataaataaataaataaataaataaataaataaataaataaataaataaataaataaataaataaataaagtaccTACGCGTCAGTAATGCCTGTAGTAATGCGTCAGTTAAGTGACGGAAGTCAGACAGAGATCAACATGAGCTGCGTGTGGAGTGCATGCACATGTAGAAGATTCGAGCGCAATAATTTGGAATCGACTGCTGCGTGACTTTCCTCAAAATGAGCGGTTTCGCAGTGTGCCCACGTTCAGTGCTGTGGCCAAGCTGGATAATCAGCAGCATCAGTTCTCTCTTTGTGTAGAAGCTCTGGCAAAGCTGCTACTTTTAACAGAGGTTCTTGCGGAGGCATCATAACAACGGGAGCATTATGGGTCTAAGTACTTCTATACAAGTTAACAAGATCAGTTCGAAATGTATTGAAACGGAAAGCTACATGACGAATGACGATATTACGACCGTACAGGGGAAGCAGACCTTAAGACGACAGGCTCGCTGTCTGCGCTTGTACAGCAGTAAGTTTACCAACATCACTCAGTTGAGCTTACCGGCAGACATAAGGAGTATACTGGTCGATTAGTACGGTATTTACCAAATCCGGCGTATCACGAATATATATTGCTTGAAGATTTTTTCGCAGCAAGATTATCTACCTGAGTTATACATCATGTTGAAGAGCAGCACGAAGGATTTCAAATACTGTAACGTAGGCTGAAGACGGAGGCTTGAAAACACGGACGCGtccctttaatggcgggccagaagaaaaAGGAGCAGgttacgcgcttcgtcgtctttcatggcgccggcCTTTGCGCGTGCCGTCCCGTGGTGCGGAAGCCCCACCACTGTGTCAACTGCCCCCCATGCGAAAAGCGACCATCTCGGTCGCATCAAAAGTCCTGTCAGCGAAGTCGACGGCAAGAAATGGAGCTTCTGAGGTGCATCTggacgttcacgtacgcgcatggtatggtttcatgcgcactacatgaacaacttcagcgcgggGACGACGACGGAGTGAACCGGGGTCAGAACTGCAGGGGACAACTTCgtaggttacatcactgaggtggcgtgtaaccttgtagggaccaaaataccggcggagcaacttttccgaaaGTCCACGgtgacggatgggcgtccagacccacacgcagtcgccggtattgtaatggacgtcgcgacgaccctggttgtatcgaacagcgtcggtatgctgttggctcttGATACGATGCCGAGAAAGCTGGCGTGCTGCTTCGGCATTTTGAATGAACTCTTCCACATGTTCGCTCGTCGGG contains the following coding sequences:
- the LOC119445524 gene encoding monocarboxylate transporter 3-like isoform X1 → MFTRKFVSYESEQNEAVPSRMSDPDQLEKKTRLQRHGPDSVHSWMTAGACGLSSFFASCAVRSGGFVFVAVQENWQTSRRDAAWPVLMMAAGTQASGVLSGPLAQRFTVRPVTIAGSIMSSIGLVLSSFAPSTTVLTVTLGAIHGIGAGMVIMSQPMCLVQHFIIHKGLATGLNFAGSALAFFVFPMLMEFLTELYGFRSAILLFGAISLNAMAFTLFVRQPDWLWRCTFASKSERVVTIGTAVPLLPLHRLHQRHSKSMSLQAMREICVTQQKKVRILSLLTMSLNRTAIFKRVEPPK